Sequence from the Tenrec ecaudatus isolate mTenEca1 chromosome 6, mTenEca1.hap1, whole genome shotgun sequence genome:
ACAAAAATGATTGCGTCTGCCCTctcatctctctctcactgccacggagtggattctgacccagagtgagccTCGAGAAAGAGCAGAGCTGtcacttgtgggtttctgagacgaccaatctttacaggagtagaaagcctcatctttctcctgcagagtcatTGGTGATttagaaatgctgaccttgtggctaacctGCTACACCCCTTGGGGAATAAATTCTTCACTGTTCAGTGCCTACCAAACAGCACCCAGGAAGGAAGTACCAGGTCAGAGAAATGCGTGCGACTGAAACTCACTTCATCAAATATTGGTTTTGAGGAGAAGGCTTGGCCTTATAAAATATAGTGTATCTTCCCAGCACACTCACCATCTGAGCTGAACATTTTAAATCaaactttttcctttttttataggTTGAAATGAAAATTGACTTTGACTTGGCACCAGAGGCCTTTGATGATCAGTACCAAGGATGCAGCAAACAGGTCATGGAGGCCCTGAGTCAAGGGGATTATttcaccaaagaactagaaggccAGGGGATTTACTCCAGGGCCTGGCAAAAAGCCCACTTAAACTGGTTGAACCAAGACAAAGCTCTCCCACAGACCATGACTACTGCGCATGCTGTGGCCATCTTGGTCTACTCTCTGAACAATAATGTTCACTCTGACTTCACTAAAGCCATGGCCAGTGCTGGCCGCTCGCCACAGTACTATGAACATTCCTTCTATTTTAAGTACCTGCACTACTACCTGACCTCAGCAATCCAGCTGCTGAGGAGAGAAGTCATCATGAAGAACGACAGTCCGTGTTATGAAGTGTACCATAGGGCAAAGGATGCCAATTTCAAAGCCCCCTCGGGTGCCACCGTTCGATTTGGTCAGttcctctctgcctccctcctAAGGGAAGAGGCACAGAAACCTGGTAACGAAACAGTATTTACCATAATTACCTGTCTGGGTGCACCTGTAGAAGACTTCACCCTCAAAAAGGAGATCTTAGTCCCGCCTTATGAGTTGTTTGAAGTCATAAATGTAAGCTACCACCCAAGAAGAAATTGGTTGCAGTTGCAGTCAACTGGGAACCTGAGCACATATAACTGCCAGCTTCTAAAAGGTATTCTTGATCTAAACTGAATCGATGCTTGTCGGGATCCCAGACCGCTAGTCTTGTATAACGTCGCATTTCTGAgagggctgggggtgagggtggggggtggagagagtGCAAAATGTGCAAACT
This genomic interval carries:
- the ART4 gene encoding ecto-ADP-ribosyltransferase 4, with translation MRLQGLRNAFNTSEHRVLANRCKSLSSMMLTSVWSICLPRSLLPLLLLLLSLKRPTGSSQVEMKIDFDLAPEAFDDQYQGCSKQVMEALSQGDYFTKELEGQGIYSRAWQKAHLNWLNQDKALPQTMTTAHAVAILVYSLNNNVHSDFTKAMASAGRSPQYYEHSFYFKYLHYYLTSAIQLLRREVIMKNDSPCYEVYHRAKDANFKAPSGATVRFGQFLSASLLREEAQKPGNETVFTIITCLGAPVEDFTLKKEILVPPYELFEVINVSYHPRRNWLQLQSTGNLSTYNCQLLKGILDLN